The following are encoded in a window of Oreochromis aureus strain Israel breed Guangdong linkage group 10, ZZ_aureus, whole genome shotgun sequence genomic DNA:
- the LOC116313120 gene encoding roundabout homolog 1-like isoform X2 → MPAYLTGVYLLLVFLNISSGSRLRQEDFPPRIVEHPSDLIVSKGEPATLNCKAEGRPPPTVEWYKDGERVETDRENPRSHRMLLPSGSLFFLRIVHGRRSKPDDGSYVCVARNYLGQAISHNASLEVAILRDEFRQNPVDVMVAVGEPAVLECQPPRGHPEPTISWRKDGSNLDDRDERITIRSGKLMITNTRKSDAGKYICVGTNMVGERESEIAELTVLERPTFVKRPSSVVVLAEESVEFSCVVQGDPVPTVRWRRDDSDLPKGRFEILEDHTLIVRQVTSADEGSYTCVVENMVGKSEASATLTVHVNTVPPAFAIRPRNQVVAVGRTVTFQCEATGNPQPAIFWQREGSESLLFSYQPPQPFSRLSVSQMGSLTITNVQRTDGGFYSCQALNIAGSVITKALLEVTDSGSDHPPPVIRQGPVNQTVSVDSTVTLGCQSVGTPTPAVHWKKDGVVVSPVDSRMSLTETGLLKIHYAKLGDTGFYTCIASNSNGEASRTAYLQVEEFGVVVQSGHPSDPSLIPSAPSKPEVTDISRTSVTLSWKSGPSGAAPPTSYLIEAFSYTLGSRWVTLAEHVKAQTFVLRNLKPGTVYLFMVRAVNSYGLSDPSPISDSIRTQDSTATMQGVDHRHIQRELADVVIHLRTPTVLSSSAVRVQWTVEQQSPYIQGYKVLYRASAEHGQPDGQWIVQELRASLEDGVVISQLKKGSIYEFKVRPFFDEFQGTESEVKVVRTLEEAPSRAPQGVTVTTTEANGTAILVSWKPPPNAEEAGLIQEYKIWCLGNESRYHVNQSVDGSTFSVLISSLAPGIRYSVVVAASNGAGPGVQSDVAFFQLDSAGQMMDISEERDTLSQISDVVKQPAFIAGIGATCWLVLMIFSVWLYRHRKKRSGLSSTYTGIRKVPSFTFTPTVAYQRGESVCSAGRPGLLSMGEPLNQLWLPDSWPNACANHKDCSINCCNNGNGTSDSNMTTYSRPADCIANYGNHPENKQEGQLGSETAIYSDVNLSNKLNEIKTFNNSNLCYASPGGDSTATYEPIPYATTQLIQASIKNKAASGGSIAEPLDIPCWKQPPNLPPIPKEMAAQMQYNLTEQKSNDHLQGGEGMIHPKAIPYNQTRDHSTGGSHHSSDRGSNSTSGSQNQKKGIRVPKIPKHNAVTWGEALSPPHANAWDCDEYSLPMERSFNPEERTEGCPTPPVRGPVSSSTEVSYNHPPITASQGDLTNGLHNPAEHLSQHVTSNPRPLSPTHTYSSIPLCMDTDGQEENDEDLEEETDAELTESHYSHDQNHEKHKHQLHHQSPHKQLLHGLDQTPASSTGDLDRSVTGSMVNSWGSASEDNISSGRSSVVSTSEGSFFTDGDFNQAVASSRDIVGLRMCRYPEESGRRQQRPSSPMSTDSNMSPAITHKRPRRHKQNQSAPQGYQPKDVFSDDTCMPLDFTSQMSHGDYKVRGATLPRMGPGEARGRRGSTGTHRVKEATVEERESQEKHMIPLAGKGSSKNRQHSEFGDILLYSRPSFPSGQTQTVPNDSNSSKFASSGDSRTKQGGQVAPLGQVEEFLKS, encoded by the exons TCTTACGTGACGAATTTAGGCAGAATCCCGTTGACGTTATGGTCGCAGTGGGTGAGCCTGCGGTCCTGGAGTGCCAGCCACCCCGTGGACACCCCGAGCCCACAATCTCCTGGAGGAAAGATGGCTCCAACTTAGATGACAGAGATGAACGCATAACA ATTCGGAGTGGCAAACTAATGATCACCAACACCAGGAAGAGTGATGCAGGGAAATACATCTGCGTTGGAACCAACATggtgggagagagggagagtgagatTGCCGAACTCACGGTGCTTG AGCGTCCGACCTTTGTGAAACGGCCCAGCAGTGTAGTGGTGCTGGCAGAGGAGAGTGTGGAGTTCAGCTGTGTTGTCCAAGGAGACCCTGTTCCCACTGTCCGCTGGAGGAGAGATGATTCTGACCTGCCTAAGGGCAg ATTTGAAATCCTAGAGGACCATACCTTGATTGTTCGCCAAGTGACCTCTGCAGACGAAGGCTCTTATACATGTGTGGTGGAGAACATGGTTGGGAAGTCTGAAGCGTCTGCCACGCTCACTGTACATG TCAATACTG TGCCCCCGGCTTTTGCCATTCGCCCCAGGAACCAGGTGGTGGCAGTGGGCAGGACGGTCACCTTCCAATGTGAGGCTACTGGCAACCCGCAGCCTGCTATTTTCTGGCAGAGGGAGGGCAGTGAG AGTCTTCTCTTCTCCTACCAGCCACCGCAGCCCTTTAGCCGGCTGTCCGTCTCCCAGATGGGCAGTTTGACCATTACCAATGTTCAACGTACTGATGGCGGCTTTTATAGCTGCCAGGCTCTTAACATCGCTGGCAGCGTTATTACCAAAGCGCTGCTGGAGGTTACAGACT CTGGGTCAGACCACCCTCCTCCTGTCATTAGACAGGGTCCAGTCAATCAGACTGTTTCTGTAGACAGCACAGTAACCCTGGGTTGCCAAAGTGTTGGCACTCCAACGCCTGCCGTTCACTGGAAGAAAGATGGTGTGGTGGTGTCTCCTGTGGACTCCCGTATGTCGCTAACAGAAACAGGATTGCTGAAGATTCACTATGCTAAG CTGGGAGATACAGGTTTCTATACCTGCATTGCTTCTAATTCCAATGGAGAGGCTTCCCGGACAGCGTACTTGCAAGTTGAAG AGTTTGGAGTTGTTGTCCAGTCTGGTCATCCCTCAGACCCTAGCTTGATTCCCAGTGCTCCATCTAAACCTGAGGTGACTGACATCAGCCGTACCTCTGTCACTCTATCATGGAAATCTGGCCCCAGTGGCGCTGCACCACCCACCTCTTACCTGATTGAGGCATTCAG TTACACATTAGGCAGCAGATGGGTGACCCTGGCAGAGCATGTGAAGGCGCAGACCTTTGTCCTGAGAAACCTGAAGCCTGGAACTGTATACCTCTTTATGGTCAGAGCAGTGAATTCTTATGGCCTGAGTGACCCCAGCCCAATCTCTGACTCCATCAGAACACAGG ACAGCACTGCCACTATGCAGGGAGTGGATCATCGTCACATCCAGAGAGAACTGGCAGATGTTGTTATCCACCTGCGCACGCCAACTGTCCTTTCGTCTTCCGCTGTCAGAGTGCAGTGGACG GTTGAGCAGCAGTCCCCGTACATCCAGGGTTACAAGGTTCTCTACAGGGCGTCTGCTGAGCATGGCCAACCAGACGGGCAGTGGATTGTCCAGGAGTTACGTGCTTCACTTGAGGACGGGGTGGTGATCAGTCAGCTCAAGAAGGGATCCATCTACGAGTTCAAAGTGCGTCCCTTCTTTGACGAGTTCCAGGGAACTGAAAGTGAGGTGAAGGTGGTCAGGACACTGGAAGAAG CCCCGAGTAGAGCACCCCAGGGAGTCACGGTCACAACGACTGAGGCCAATGGCACTGCCATCCTCGTTTCCTGGAAACCTCCTCCAAATGCAGAAGAGGCTGGACTCATTCAGGAATACaag ATCTGGTGCCTGGGTAATGAGAGTCGCTACCATGTAAACCAGTCAGTGGATGGCTCCACCTTCTCCGTGCTCATTTCCAGTCTGGCACCGGGGATTCGCTACAGTGTGGTGGTTGCAGCTAGCAATGGTGCTGGACCTGGAGTACAGAGTGACGTTGCTTTCTTCCAGTTAG ACTCTGCAGGCCAGATGATGGATATCAGCGAGGAAAGAGACACATTGTCTCAGATCTCAGATGTGGTGAAGCAGCCCGCATTTATCGCTGGCATTGGCGCCACCTGCTGGTTGGTTCTTATGATTTTCAGCGTGTGGCTGTACCGTCACCGCAAGAAAAGAAGCGGCCTCAGCAGCACATACACTGGCATCCGCAAGG TTCCATCATTCACCTTTACACCTACAG TTGCATATCAAAGAGGAGAATCAGTATGCAGTGCTGGCAG ACCTGGCCTTCTCAGCATGGGTGAACCCCTAAACCAGCTGTGGCTGCCAGACAGTTGGCCAAATGCATGTGCCAATCATAAGGACTGTAGCATCAACTGCTGCAATAATGGCAATGGCACTAGTGACAGTAACATGACAACATACAGCCGACCAG CCGACTGCATAGCCAACTATGGAAACCACCCAGAAAACAAACAGGAGGGACAGCTTGGGTCTGAGACAGCCATATACAGTGATGTGAATCTCTCCAACAAACTCAATGAGATTAAAACATTCAACAACTCCAACTTGTGCTATGCAAGTCCAGGAGGGGATTCAACAGCCACATATGAGCCTATTCCATATGCCACCACACAGCTCATTCAGGCCAGCATTAAGAATAAGGCAGCCTCTGGCGGCTCAATAGCAGAGCCTCTGGATAtaccctgctggaagcagccccCCAATTTGCCTCCAATACCAAAGGAGATGGCAGCACAGATGCAATACAACTTGACTGAACAAAAAAGTAATG ATCATTTGCAAGGAGGAGAAGGAATGATTCATCCTAAAGCTATCCCCTACAACCAGACCCGAGATCACAGCACAGGTGGCTCACACCACAGTTCAGACAGAGGCAGCAACAGCACCTCAG GGAGTCAAAATCAAAAGAAGGGAATACGGGTCCCAAAGATCCCAAAACATAATGCAGTAACCTGGGGAGAAGCCCTATCTCCTCCTCATGCTAATGCCTGGGACTGTGATGAATATAGCCTTCCCATGGAAAGAAG ttttaatcCAGAAGAGAGAACTGAAGGCTGTCCAACTCCACCAGTTAGAGGGCCAGTCTCATCCTCTACTGAAGTATCTTATAATCACCCACCTATCACAGCATCACAGGGAGACCTGACTAATGGCCTACACAATCCAGCAGAACATCTCAG TCAACACGTCACAAGCAACCCTCGCCCTCTTTCCCCAACACATACCTACAGCTCAATTCCCCTCTGCATGGATACTGATGGACAGGAAGAGAATGATGAGGATTTGGAGGAGGAAACAGATGCAGAGCTCACTGAAAGTCATTACAGCCACGACCAGAACCACGAGAAGCACAAACACCAGCTGCACCACCAGTCCCCACACAAGCAGCTGCTGCACGGACTGGACCAGACCCCAGCCTCCAGCACTGGAGATCTGGACAGATCAGTCACAGGGTCTATGGTTAACAGCTGGGGCTCAGCATCTGAGGACAACATCTCATCAGGCAGGTCCAGTGTGGTCAGCACTTCAGAAGGATCCTTCTTTACAGATGGAGATTTCAACCAGGCAGTAGCCTCATCGCGGGATATTGTTGGCCTGCGCATGTGCAGATACCCAGAGGAGTCAG GGCGGCGGCAGCAGCGACCCAGCAGTCCCATGTCCACAGATAGCAACATGAGTCCTGCAATAACACATAAAAGGCCCAGGCGACATAAACAGAACCAGTCTGCTCCACAGGGTTACCAACCCAAAGACGTCTTCAGTGATG ACACTTGTATGCCTCTGGATTTCACCAGCCAGATGTCCCATGGTGACTATAAAGTGAGGGGGGCCACGCTCCCTCGGATGGGCCCTGGGGAGGCCCGGGGTAGACGAGGCAGCACTGGGACTCACAGGGTCAAAGAGGCTACAGTTGAGGAAAGAGAGAGCCAGGAGAAGCACATGATTCCATTAGCAGGAAAAGGAAGCAGCAAAAACCGACAGCACTCTG aATTTGGGGACATTCTTCTGTACAGTCGTCCCTCTTTCCCATCAGGACAAACTCAGACAGTGCCAAATGATTCTAATTCATCCAAATTTGCATCATCTGGAGACTCAAGGACTAAACAGGGTGGACAGGTGGCACCTTTGGGACAGGTGGAAGAG TTCCTGAAAAGCTAA
- the LOC116313120 gene encoding roundabout homolog 1-like isoform X1, which translates to MPAYLTGVYLLLVFLNISSGSRLRQEDFPPRIVEHPSDLIVSKGEPATLNCKAEGRPPPTVEWYKDGERVETDRENPRSHRMLLPSGSLFFLRIVHGRRSKPDDGSYVCVARNYLGQAISHNASLEVAILRDEFRQNPVDVMVAVGEPAVLECQPPRGHPEPTISWRKDGSNLDDRDERITIRSGKLMITNTRKSDAGKYICVGTNMVGERESEIAELTVLERPTFVKRPSSVVVLAEESVEFSCVVQGDPVPTVRWRRDDSDLPKGSRFEILEDHTLIVRQVTSADEGSYTCVVENMVGKSEASATLTVHVNTVPPAFAIRPRNQVVAVGRTVTFQCEATGNPQPAIFWQREGSESLLFSYQPPQPFSRLSVSQMGSLTITNVQRTDGGFYSCQALNIAGSVITKALLEVTDSGSDHPPPVIRQGPVNQTVSVDSTVTLGCQSVGTPTPAVHWKKDGVVVSPVDSRMSLTETGLLKIHYAKLGDTGFYTCIASNSNGEASRTAYLQVEEFGVVVQSGHPSDPSLIPSAPSKPEVTDISRTSVTLSWKSGPSGAAPPTSYLIEAFSYTLGSRWVTLAEHVKAQTFVLRNLKPGTVYLFMVRAVNSYGLSDPSPISDSIRTQDSTATMQGVDHRHIQRELADVVIHLRTPTVLSSSAVRVQWTVEQQSPYIQGYKVLYRASAEHGQPDGQWIVQELRASLEDGVVISQLKKGSIYEFKVRPFFDEFQGTESEVKVVRTLEEAPSRAPQGVTVTTTEANGTAILVSWKPPPNAEEAGLIQEYKIWCLGNESRYHVNQSVDGSTFSVLISSLAPGIRYSVVVAASNGAGPGVQSDVAFFQLDSAGQMMDISEERDTLSQISDVVKQPAFIAGIGATCWLVLMIFSVWLYRHRKKRSGLSSTYTGIRKVPSFTFTPTVAYQRGESVCSAGRPGLLSMGEPLNQLWLPDSWPNACANHKDCSINCCNNGNGTSDSNMTTYSRPADCIANYGNHPENKQEGQLGSETAIYSDVNLSNKLNEIKTFNNSNLCYASPGGDSTATYEPIPYATTQLIQASIKNKAASGGSIAEPLDIPCWKQPPNLPPIPKEMAAQMQYNLTEQKSNDHLQGGEGMIHPKAIPYNQTRDHSTGGSHHSSDRGSNSTSGSQNQKKGIRVPKIPKHNAVTWGEALSPPHANAWDCDEYSLPMERSFNPEERTEGCPTPPVRGPVSSSTEVSYNHPPITASQGDLTNGLHNPAEHLSQHVTSNPRPLSPTHTYSSIPLCMDTDGQEENDEDLEEETDAELTESHYSHDQNHEKHKHQLHHQSPHKQLLHGLDQTPASSTGDLDRSVTGSMVNSWGSASEDNISSGRSSVVSTSEGSFFTDGDFNQAVASSRDIVGLRMCRYPEESGRRQQRPSSPMSTDSNMSPAITHKRPRRHKQNQSAPQGYQPKDVFSDDTCMPLDFTSQMSHGDYKVRGATLPRMGPGEARGRRGSTGTHRVKEATVEERESQEKHMIPLAGKGSSKNRQHSEFGDILLYSRPSFPSGQTQTVPNDSNSSKFASSGDSRTKQGGQVAPLGQVEEFLKS; encoded by the exons TCTTACGTGACGAATTTAGGCAGAATCCCGTTGACGTTATGGTCGCAGTGGGTGAGCCTGCGGTCCTGGAGTGCCAGCCACCCCGTGGACACCCCGAGCCCACAATCTCCTGGAGGAAAGATGGCTCCAACTTAGATGACAGAGATGAACGCATAACA ATTCGGAGTGGCAAACTAATGATCACCAACACCAGGAAGAGTGATGCAGGGAAATACATCTGCGTTGGAACCAACATggtgggagagagggagagtgagatTGCCGAACTCACGGTGCTTG AGCGTCCGACCTTTGTGAAACGGCCCAGCAGTGTAGTGGTGCTGGCAGAGGAGAGTGTGGAGTTCAGCTGTGTTGTCCAAGGAGACCCTGTTCCCACTGTCCGCTGGAGGAGAGATGATTCTGACCTGCCTAAGGGCAg CAGATTTGAAATCCTAGAGGACCATACCTTGATTGTTCGCCAAGTGACCTCTGCAGACGAAGGCTCTTATACATGTGTGGTGGAGAACATGGTTGGGAAGTCTGAAGCGTCTGCCACGCTCACTGTACATG TCAATACTG TGCCCCCGGCTTTTGCCATTCGCCCCAGGAACCAGGTGGTGGCAGTGGGCAGGACGGTCACCTTCCAATGTGAGGCTACTGGCAACCCGCAGCCTGCTATTTTCTGGCAGAGGGAGGGCAGTGAG AGTCTTCTCTTCTCCTACCAGCCACCGCAGCCCTTTAGCCGGCTGTCCGTCTCCCAGATGGGCAGTTTGACCATTACCAATGTTCAACGTACTGATGGCGGCTTTTATAGCTGCCAGGCTCTTAACATCGCTGGCAGCGTTATTACCAAAGCGCTGCTGGAGGTTACAGACT CTGGGTCAGACCACCCTCCTCCTGTCATTAGACAGGGTCCAGTCAATCAGACTGTTTCTGTAGACAGCACAGTAACCCTGGGTTGCCAAAGTGTTGGCACTCCAACGCCTGCCGTTCACTGGAAGAAAGATGGTGTGGTGGTGTCTCCTGTGGACTCCCGTATGTCGCTAACAGAAACAGGATTGCTGAAGATTCACTATGCTAAG CTGGGAGATACAGGTTTCTATACCTGCATTGCTTCTAATTCCAATGGAGAGGCTTCCCGGACAGCGTACTTGCAAGTTGAAG AGTTTGGAGTTGTTGTCCAGTCTGGTCATCCCTCAGACCCTAGCTTGATTCCCAGTGCTCCATCTAAACCTGAGGTGACTGACATCAGCCGTACCTCTGTCACTCTATCATGGAAATCTGGCCCCAGTGGCGCTGCACCACCCACCTCTTACCTGATTGAGGCATTCAG TTACACATTAGGCAGCAGATGGGTGACCCTGGCAGAGCATGTGAAGGCGCAGACCTTTGTCCTGAGAAACCTGAAGCCTGGAACTGTATACCTCTTTATGGTCAGAGCAGTGAATTCTTATGGCCTGAGTGACCCCAGCCCAATCTCTGACTCCATCAGAACACAGG ACAGCACTGCCACTATGCAGGGAGTGGATCATCGTCACATCCAGAGAGAACTGGCAGATGTTGTTATCCACCTGCGCACGCCAACTGTCCTTTCGTCTTCCGCTGTCAGAGTGCAGTGGACG GTTGAGCAGCAGTCCCCGTACATCCAGGGTTACAAGGTTCTCTACAGGGCGTCTGCTGAGCATGGCCAACCAGACGGGCAGTGGATTGTCCAGGAGTTACGTGCTTCACTTGAGGACGGGGTGGTGATCAGTCAGCTCAAGAAGGGATCCATCTACGAGTTCAAAGTGCGTCCCTTCTTTGACGAGTTCCAGGGAACTGAAAGTGAGGTGAAGGTGGTCAGGACACTGGAAGAAG CCCCGAGTAGAGCACCCCAGGGAGTCACGGTCACAACGACTGAGGCCAATGGCACTGCCATCCTCGTTTCCTGGAAACCTCCTCCAAATGCAGAAGAGGCTGGACTCATTCAGGAATACaag ATCTGGTGCCTGGGTAATGAGAGTCGCTACCATGTAAACCAGTCAGTGGATGGCTCCACCTTCTCCGTGCTCATTTCCAGTCTGGCACCGGGGATTCGCTACAGTGTGGTGGTTGCAGCTAGCAATGGTGCTGGACCTGGAGTACAGAGTGACGTTGCTTTCTTCCAGTTAG ACTCTGCAGGCCAGATGATGGATATCAGCGAGGAAAGAGACACATTGTCTCAGATCTCAGATGTGGTGAAGCAGCCCGCATTTATCGCTGGCATTGGCGCCACCTGCTGGTTGGTTCTTATGATTTTCAGCGTGTGGCTGTACCGTCACCGCAAGAAAAGAAGCGGCCTCAGCAGCACATACACTGGCATCCGCAAGG TTCCATCATTCACCTTTACACCTACAG TTGCATATCAAAGAGGAGAATCAGTATGCAGTGCTGGCAG ACCTGGCCTTCTCAGCATGGGTGAACCCCTAAACCAGCTGTGGCTGCCAGACAGTTGGCCAAATGCATGTGCCAATCATAAGGACTGTAGCATCAACTGCTGCAATAATGGCAATGGCACTAGTGACAGTAACATGACAACATACAGCCGACCAG CCGACTGCATAGCCAACTATGGAAACCACCCAGAAAACAAACAGGAGGGACAGCTTGGGTCTGAGACAGCCATATACAGTGATGTGAATCTCTCCAACAAACTCAATGAGATTAAAACATTCAACAACTCCAACTTGTGCTATGCAAGTCCAGGAGGGGATTCAACAGCCACATATGAGCCTATTCCATATGCCACCACACAGCTCATTCAGGCCAGCATTAAGAATAAGGCAGCCTCTGGCGGCTCAATAGCAGAGCCTCTGGATAtaccctgctggaagcagccccCCAATTTGCCTCCAATACCAAAGGAGATGGCAGCACAGATGCAATACAACTTGACTGAACAAAAAAGTAATG ATCATTTGCAAGGAGGAGAAGGAATGATTCATCCTAAAGCTATCCCCTACAACCAGACCCGAGATCACAGCACAGGTGGCTCACACCACAGTTCAGACAGAGGCAGCAACAGCACCTCAG GGAGTCAAAATCAAAAGAAGGGAATACGGGTCCCAAAGATCCCAAAACATAATGCAGTAACCTGGGGAGAAGCCCTATCTCCTCCTCATGCTAATGCCTGGGACTGTGATGAATATAGCCTTCCCATGGAAAGAAG ttttaatcCAGAAGAGAGAACTGAAGGCTGTCCAACTCCACCAGTTAGAGGGCCAGTCTCATCCTCTACTGAAGTATCTTATAATCACCCACCTATCACAGCATCACAGGGAGACCTGACTAATGGCCTACACAATCCAGCAGAACATCTCAG TCAACACGTCACAAGCAACCCTCGCCCTCTTTCCCCAACACATACCTACAGCTCAATTCCCCTCTGCATGGATACTGATGGACAGGAAGAGAATGATGAGGATTTGGAGGAGGAAACAGATGCAGAGCTCACTGAAAGTCATTACAGCCACGACCAGAACCACGAGAAGCACAAACACCAGCTGCACCACCAGTCCCCACACAAGCAGCTGCTGCACGGACTGGACCAGACCCCAGCCTCCAGCACTGGAGATCTGGACAGATCAGTCACAGGGTCTATGGTTAACAGCTGGGGCTCAGCATCTGAGGACAACATCTCATCAGGCAGGTCCAGTGTGGTCAGCACTTCAGAAGGATCCTTCTTTACAGATGGAGATTTCAACCAGGCAGTAGCCTCATCGCGGGATATTGTTGGCCTGCGCATGTGCAGATACCCAGAGGAGTCAG GGCGGCGGCAGCAGCGACCCAGCAGTCCCATGTCCACAGATAGCAACATGAGTCCTGCAATAACACATAAAAGGCCCAGGCGACATAAACAGAACCAGTCTGCTCCACAGGGTTACCAACCCAAAGACGTCTTCAGTGATG ACACTTGTATGCCTCTGGATTTCACCAGCCAGATGTCCCATGGTGACTATAAAGTGAGGGGGGCCACGCTCCCTCGGATGGGCCCTGGGGAGGCCCGGGGTAGACGAGGCAGCACTGGGACTCACAGGGTCAAAGAGGCTACAGTTGAGGAAAGAGAGAGCCAGGAGAAGCACATGATTCCATTAGCAGGAAAAGGAAGCAGCAAAAACCGACAGCACTCTG aATTTGGGGACATTCTTCTGTACAGTCGTCCCTCTTTCCCATCAGGACAAACTCAGACAGTGCCAAATGATTCTAATTCATCCAAATTTGCATCATCTGGAGACTCAAGGACTAAACAGGGTGGACAGGTGGCACCTTTGGGACAGGTGGAAGAG TTCCTGAAAAGCTAA